A region of Solanum dulcamara chromosome 7, daSolDulc1.2, whole genome shotgun sequence DNA encodes the following proteins:
- the LOC129896466 gene encoding amino acid transporter AVT6E has protein sequence MDSNYSAVSKDSFVELQVKDDNFRDNEHLKPNSGDDFEADDIDLDNLPLIFGENKSGSGVYGAVFNLTTTIIGAGIMALPATMKVLGLVVGVVLIFLMGVLSEISVELLVRFSVQCKASSYGEVVQVALGKTAKILSEICIIVNNAGVLVVYLIIIGDVLSGSIRHTGVFDQWLGHGMWDHRKVVVLIILVIFLAPLCAMDKIDSLSMSSAASVALAVVFVVVAFTIAFIKLVEGKIEAPRMTPDFGSTKAILDLLVVIPIMSNAYVCHFNVQPIYNELEGRSPQKMNRVSRITSAICVLVYASTAVAGYLLFGKDTESDILTNFDKDLGIRFSTALNYIVRVGYVFHLVLVFPVIHFSLRQTVDALLFEGSAPLTESRKRCLALTAVLLALLYFGSTMIPNIWTAFKFTGATTAVSLGYTFPSLIALRLSKEGSGLSMREKILSWFMLILAIVVSIVGVGGNIYSISSQSD, from the coding sequence ATGGATAGCAATTATTCGGCTGTTTCAAAGGATTCTTTTGTTGAATTACAAGTTAAAGATGATAACTTTAGGGATAACGAGCATTTGAAACCAAATTCTGGTGATGATTTTGAAGCCGATGATATAGATTTGGATAATTTACCTCTTATTTTTGGTGAAAATAAATCTGGGTCTGGGGTATATGGGGCAGTCTTTAATCTCACTACCACTATTATTGGTGCGGGGATTATGGCTTTGCCTGCTACAATGAAAGTTTTGGGTTTGGTTGTTGGGGTTGTTTTGATATTCTTGATGGGTGTTTTGTCTGAGATTAGTGTTGAATTGCTTGTTCGGTTCTCGGTTCAATGCAAGGCTTCGTCGTATGGGGAGGTTGTTCAGGTTGCATTGGGTAAAACAGCTAAGATCTTGTCTGAGATTTGCATCATTGTGAACAATGCTGGTGTTTTGGTTGTATACTTGATTATTATTGGGGATGTTTTGTCGGGATCGATTCGTCATACTGGGGTTTTTGATCAATGGTTAGGTCATGGAATGTGGGATCATAGGAAGGTAGTTGTTTTGATCATATTAGTGATTTTTCTCGCACCCCTTTGTGCAATGGACAAGATCGATTCATTGAGTATGTCTTCAGCTGCTTCTGTAGCTCTTGCTGTTGTCTTTGTTGTAGTTGCTTTCACTATAGCATTTATTAAGCTTGTCGAGGGGAAAATTGAAGCACCAAGGATGACACCAGATTTCGGGTCTACGAAGGCAATCCTAGACCTGCTTGTGGTGATCCCCATAATGTCTAATGCATATGTTTGTCACTTCAATGTTCAGCCCATTTATAATGAGCTTGAAGGCCGATCACCTCAGAAGATGAACCGTGTGAGCCGAATTACTTCTGCTATTTGTGTGTTGGTGTATGCTTCTACTGCAGTAGCTGGCTATTTACTTTTTGGAAAAGATACTGAATCTGATATACTCACCAATTTTGACAAGGACCTTGGAATTCGATTCAGCACAGCATTGAATTACATTGTTCGTGTTGGCTATGTTTTCCATCTGGTTCTTGTTTTCCCTGTTATCCATTTCTCCCTGAGGCAGACCGTGGATGCTTTGTTATTTGAAGGATCTGCACCACTCACCGAAAGTAGGAAGAGGTGTCTGGCTTTGACTGCCGTTCTCCTGGCACTCTTATATTTTGGGTCGACTATGATTCCTAACATCTGGACTGCTTTCAAATTTACAGGGGCCACAACTGCAGTCTCTTTAGGCTATACGTTTCCATCTCTCATTGCTCTAAGGCTGAGCAAAGAAGGAAGCGGATTGAGTAtgagagagaagattttgtctTGGTTCATGTTGATATTGGCCATTGTAGTTAGCATTGTTGGAGTGGGTGGCAATATTTATAGTATCAGTAGCCAGAGTGATTGA